CATAACAACTGCGCCAATACTGGCGACCAGAACCGCTCCGGCGGCCAGGTCTTTGGCCTGGCGTGCCAGGGGGTGATATTCCGGAGAAACCAGATCAATCACAACTTCAATCGCGGTATTGACAAGTTCGGCAAACAGGACGAGAGTGATGGCAAAGGTGAGCAGAATAAAGTCAAGAGCCGACAGTCCGAGCAGCAGAGCTGCCAGCAAAACAGCGACGGCAACAAAGAAATGCAAGCGCAGGTGACGCTCGTTCTTGGCGGCCCAGAGGATCCCTTCAATCGCACAGTTGAGACTTTCAAGCCAGTTTTTCGGTTTCATGACAGTTTGTCAGGTTTGCAAGATAAATTCACGTTCGACAACTGCATAAATCTCGCGCTCCTTCTCTTCCATGATCAGCGCCTGCTGCGCGGTCCCCCGTTCATGGTCGTATCCGAGCAGGTGCAAGATCCCGTGCAGAAGCAGAAAGTAGAGTTCGCTGACAAACGGGCTATCGGCTTCGGCCGCGTCACGAGCTGCGGTATCAGCCGAGATAACAACATCCCCGAGAAGTTCAG
The Desulfuromonas sp. genome window above contains:
- the ybeY gene encoding rRNA maturation RNase YbeY — translated: MIRIENRQKKHPIAVENLEKVAHRILTDLGCPESELSVLVVDDDEIRAINRDYLNRDKPTNVISFAMQEGEGSELHPELLGDVVISADTAARDAAEADSPFVSELYFLLLHGILHLLGYDHERGTAQQALIMEEKEREIYAVVEREFILQT